In one window of Tenacibaculum mesophilum DNA:
- a CDS encoding OmpA family protein, protein MKRIYSICLLSIITLISCKNEKETTKNNLDEVVNNEVTTKEKKELKNNTKKFSWKNIVESKVDIGAYPYITPPKGMLVNKNTSSTESYDFHKLEMFDGNSFFDIEGRVDKMGIMMDGNQKWNQYYFDKSIKDYLTAIGAQLIFEGKIPNELVNQKGESVNDRYTYFNNFYVGDVVNHPIRMYVLKTPTKKIGIQIYSDVANAQIGVVESKEFEQTIEKITADKIINEINTKGFATLHINFDTGKSRIKADSYEIVSEISKMLKTNPNLKISIEGHTDNVGNEGFNMKLSKNRAKSVLMSLVDEGIEESRLESKGFGHTKPIGNNATEEGKAQNRRVELRKI, encoded by the coding sequence ATGAAAAGAATTTACTCAATCTGTTTGTTATCAATAATTACTTTAATTTCATGTAAAAATGAGAAAGAGACTACCAAAAACAACTTAGATGAAGTTGTTAATAATGAAGTTACAACCAAAGAAAAAAAAGAATTAAAGAATAACACTAAAAAATTTTCTTGGAAAAACATAGTTGAATCTAAAGTTGATATTGGTGCATACCCTTATATAACACCACCAAAAGGTATGTTAGTAAATAAAAATACTAGCAGCACAGAGTCTTATGACTTTCACAAACTTGAAATGTTTGACGGTAATTCATTTTTTGACATAGAAGGACGAGTAGATAAAATGGGAATTATGATGGATGGAAATCAAAAATGGAATCAATACTATTTTGATAAAAGTATTAAAGACTACCTAACAGCTATTGGCGCTCAACTTATTTTTGAAGGAAAAATACCTAATGAACTTGTAAATCAAAAAGGAGAAAGCGTAAACGATCGTTATACTTACTTTAATAATTTTTATGTTGGAGATGTTGTAAACCATCCTATTCGTATGTATGTATTAAAAACACCAACTAAAAAAATAGGAATTCAAATCTATTCTGATGTGGCTAATGCACAAATTGGAGTTGTGGAATCAAAAGAATTTGAACAAACAATAGAGAAAATAACTGCAGATAAAATCATAAATGAAATAAACACTAAAGGCTTTGCTACGTTGCATATTAATTTCGATACTGGGAAATCAAGAATTAAAGCTGACTCTTACGAAATAGTGAGTGAAATATCTAAAATGTTAAAAACAAATCCCAATTTAAAAATAAGTATTGAAGGACATACTGATAATGTGGGTAATGAAGGTTTTAATATGAAACTATCTAAAAACAGAGCCAAATCTGTTCTTATGTCACTCGTAGATGAAGGTATTGAAGAATCAAGACTAGAAAGTAAAGGCTTTGGGCACACGAAACCTATAGGTAATAACGCTACAGAAGAAGGAAAAGCACAAAATAGAAGAGTTGAACTAAGAAAAATTTAA
- a CDS encoding DUF6119 family protein, translated as MTKNPKIYLIDKNKRLIKGIVDTEKIIQKIINTSFKKLGIAQNFKSKNLKRTTKGEFTYFLYLYNSKDIVSDWEEFLPKSLTQGEDFIQQKLSLILFVETEHHIFCVIGGNAYQIILPFIDQSFGLSTYARIMQPEKDELASIKSRGITGTRAGLSEQFRNNYRIIDFIKFGKVPKEIHLRLSQETTDLYFKFLKSKKTDRIQIFVGRAFQIKKTIDFKTLHKIIIELGYIMELVPSDYLSSYEEITDETFKANRLHPELITRIFNDTENLGKRNQNSGTTFEHDFCNPNNIEKFYEADTYKLKAKTENGGYKIFKIVSDRNEIYDAVLNRAVELYGVNDRFKFMVFIQGVRVTCHQNNKKTVASSFLFHISTEFPIDGKPVFLVDTKWYHLRDSFVEDLKNNTKHVLKTYSAPPKIVNLPWDKQLIKKEKHYNLLYDKIPNYIVIDTIIEDGLELCDILHYDNRNLYLIHVKYGFKSEMRELTNQVIISARRLIKTLGTDDKLILEKIYKKLKKKKRSVDGLSLDEFKDLFDKKISFVLAFTSHLKKDLDVLSNIESFDSNIARYSLIQCSSEMRANYFPMLTHQIMRK; from the coding sequence TTGACAAAAAACCCAAAAATATATTTGATTGATAAGAATAAAAGGTTGATAAAAGGAATTGTCGACACGGAAAAGATTATTCAAAAAATTATCAATACATCATTCAAAAAACTGGGAATTGCTCAAAATTTTAAATCTAAAAACCTTAAAAGAACTACAAAAGGAGAATTTACTTATTTCCTATACCTTTACAATTCGAAAGATATTGTCTCTGATTGGGAGGAATTCTTGCCTAAAAGTCTTACACAAGGAGAAGACTTTATCCAGCAAAAACTTTCTTTAATACTTTTTGTAGAAACTGAGCATCACATTTTTTGTGTAATTGGCGGTAATGCTTATCAAATAATCCTTCCGTTTATAGACCAATCATTTGGTCTCTCAACTTATGCTCGAATTATGCAACCAGAAAAGGATGAACTTGCATCTATCAAATCGAGAGGAATTACAGGGACAAGAGCTGGACTAAGTGAACAATTCAGGAATAACTATCGAATTATTGATTTCATAAAATTTGGTAAGGTACCAAAAGAAATACATTTGAGATTAAGTCAAGAAACAACAGATTTATATTTCAAATTTCTTAAAAGTAAAAAAACAGATAGAATTCAAATTTTTGTAGGTAGAGCTTTTCAAATTAAAAAGACGATTGATTTTAAGACTCTGCATAAGATTATAATTGAACTTGGATATATAATGGAGTTAGTTCCATCAGACTACCTAAGTTCTTACGAAGAAATTACTGATGAAACATTTAAAGCAAATAGATTACACCCAGAATTGATCACGCGAATTTTCAACGACACGGAGAATTTGGGAAAAAGAAATCAAAATTCAGGTACAACATTCGAACACGATTTTTGCAACCCAAATAATATAGAAAAATTCTATGAAGCTGATACCTATAAGCTAAAAGCGAAGACAGAAAATGGAGGCTATAAAATTTTTAAAATAGTATCAGATAGAAATGAAATTTATGATGCGGTTCTAAATCGTGCTGTAGAATTATATGGTGTAAATGATAGGTTTAAATTTATGGTTTTTATACAAGGCGTTAGAGTTACTTGCCATCAAAACAATAAAAAAACCGTTGCTTCAAGCTTTTTATTTCATATTTCTACAGAGTTTCCGATTGATGGCAAACCAGTTTTCTTAGTAGACACTAAATGGTATCATTTGCGAGATTCATTTGTTGAGGATTTAAAAAATAACACAAAGCACGTTTTAAAGACATATTCTGCACCACCAAAAATTGTAAATCTACCTTGGGATAAACAATTAATCAAAAAAGAAAAACACTATAATTTGCTTTATGACAAAATCCCGAATTATATTGTTATAGATACTATAATAGAAGACGGATTAGAACTCTGTGATATACTACATTATGACAATAGAAATTTATATTTAATCCACGTTAAATATGGTTTCAAATCTGAAATGAGAGAATTGACAAATCAAGTAATTATCTCGGCAAGAAGATTAATAAAAACATTAGGCACAGATGACAAATTAATACTGGAAAAGATTTATAAAAAGCTAAAAAAGAAAAAGAGAAGCGTTGATGGATTATCGTTAGACGAATTTAAAGATTTATTTGATAAAAAAATCTCTTTTGTTTTAGCTTTCACTTCTCACTTGAAGAAAGATTTGGATGTTTTATCTAATATTGAGTCGTTTGATTCAAATATCGCAAGATATTCACTAATACAATGTTCAAGTGAAATGAGAGCGAATTATTTTCCAATGCTTACACATCAAATTATGAGAAAATAA
- a CDS encoding SMI1/KNR4 family protein: protein MLRTFKKKVELIKELDIQNKYVFSEKASLDGILIFEKKHQLKLPEDFKDFVTNVANGIKDNEHDEVIFDETNFTNYFADLDGESHNPYIEFPVFERTKDSTNEFDYDELTNGCISLAGTGCGNGYVLIIKGKAKGQVWEDELASNSEVTPKYNNFKRWIDPKLDNIIRELKPKKKVKKSIWERIINYL, encoded by the coding sequence ATGCTTAGAACATTTAAGAAAAAAGTTGAATTAATAAAAGAATTAGATATTCAAAATAAGTATGTTTTTTCCGAAAAGGCATCTTTAGATGGTATTCTTATTTTTGAAAAAAAACATCAATTAAAACTACCTGAAGATTTCAAAGATTTTGTAACTAATGTTGCAAATGGAATTAAGGACAATGAACATGATGAGGTAATTTTTGATGAGACAAACTTTACAAATTATTTTGCTGACCTTGATGGTGAAAGTCATAATCCTTACATAGAGTTTCCCGTTTTTGAAAGAACAAAAGACTCAACTAATGAATTTGATTATGACGAACTAACTAATGGGTGTATCAGTCTTGCTGGAACTGGTTGTGGCAATGGATATGTATTAATAATTAAAGGAAAAGCAAAGGGGCAGGTATGGGAAGATGAATTAGCATCAAATTCAGAAGTAACTCCTAAATATAATAATTTTAAAAGATGGATTGATCCCAAACTTGACAACATTATAAGAGAACTTAAGCCAAAGAAAAAAGTAAAAAAGAGTATTTGGGAAAGAATAATAAACTATCTGTAA
- the tssD gene encoding type VI secretion system tube protein TssD: MNIKAKLFICGEERELLTTNLNYNRLTDWNGKPTSALLGGTISVTFESEMYDDTFVDWIKSDRRGNKKIRHPFNLYQLRDGKIVFYKDEFDGVELFQNNFQDGVLVNYYEAFDNQKGMYVTLTISPAMQDYRFFNNSTDWRRKSTTRYIKPWQESFIPPIKETPYKAKTNDNRIKITKYTIKNTNNEEIEEYFAGDTIVLHVETINAIGKTITLNLNDKSYDFKYKNTVLKDDILKDYVINSNLEKITLEVIVPEKEEIN, encoded by the coding sequence ATGAACATAAAAGCAAAGCTTTTTATATGTGGTGAGGAACGAGAATTGCTTACTACTAACTTAAATTATAACAGACTTACTGATTGGAATGGTAAACCTACTTCAGCCTTATTAGGAGGAACTATTTCAGTAACTTTTGAATCTGAAATGTACGATGATACTTTTGTTGATTGGATTAAATCAGATAGAAGAGGCAATAAAAAAATACGTCATCCTTTTAATCTTTATCAGTTAAGAGACGGTAAAATAGTTTTTTACAAAGACGAGTTTGATGGAGTAGAGCTGTTCCAAAACAACTTTCAAGATGGTGTACTTGTAAACTATTACGAAGCTTTTGATAACCAAAAAGGTATGTATGTTACGTTAACCATATCGCCTGCGATGCAAGACTATCGTTTTTTTAATAATAGTACCGACTGGCGTAGAAAAAGCACTACTCGTTATATAAAGCCTTGGCAAGAAAGTTTTATACCGCCTATAAAAGAAACTCCATACAAGGCAAAAACAAATGATAACCGCATAAAAATAACTAAGTACACAATAAAAAACACCAACAATGAAGAAATTGAAGAATATTTTGCAGGTGATACAATTGTGTTACATGTTGAAACAATTAATGCTATTGGTAAAACCATAACACTAAATTTAAATGACAAGTCTTACGACTTTAAGTATAAGAACACCGTTTTAAAAGATGATATATTAAAAGATTATGTAATTAACAGTAATCTTGAAAAAATAACACTGGAAGTTATAGTTCCTGAAAAAGAAGAAATTAACTAA
- the sucC gene encoding ADP-forming succinate--CoA ligase subunit beta, with translation MNLHEYQGKEILSSFGVRIQRGIVANTPEEAVEAAKKLTEETGTGWHVIKAQVHAGGRGKGGGVKLAKNLDEVKSISDDILGMMLVTPQTSAEGKLVNQVLIAEDVYYPGDSEPDEFYMSVLLNRATGRNMIMYSTEGGMDIETVAEETPHLIFTEEIDPGTGLLPFQARKIAFNLGLSGGALKEMVKFVTALYTAYIKSDSSMFEINPVLKTSDDKIMAVDAKVSLDENALYRHKDYAAMRDLREENPIEVEAKATGLNYVDLDGNVGCMVNGAGLAMGTMDLIKQAGGDPANFLDVGGTADAQRVETAFGIILKDPNVKAILVNIFGGIVRCDRVAQGVVDAYKNMGDKINVPIICRLQGTNAKEAKELIDNSGMEIISATEFQEAADKVGEVLNA, from the coding sequence ATGAACTTACACGAATATCAAGGTAAAGAAATATTAAGCAGTTTTGGCGTTCGTATTCAACGCGGAATTGTTGCAAATACTCCAGAAGAAGCTGTTGAAGCAGCAAAAAAATTAACAGAAGAAACAGGTACTGGTTGGCACGTAATCAAAGCTCAAGTACACGCAGGTGGTCGTGGAAAAGGTGGAGGTGTTAAGTTAGCTAAAAACTTAGACGAAGTAAAGAGCATTTCTGATGATATTTTAGGAATGATGTTAGTAACTCCTCAAACTTCAGCAGAAGGAAAGTTAGTTAACCAAGTGTTAATTGCTGAGGATGTATATTATCCTGGTGATAGTGAGCCAGATGAATTTTATATGTCAGTTTTATTAAACCGTGCTACGGGTAGAAACATGATTATGTACTCTACTGAAGGAGGTATGGATATTGAAACTGTGGCAGAAGAAACTCCACACTTAATTTTTACAGAAGAAATTGATCCAGGAACAGGATTATTACCTTTTCAAGCTCGTAAAATTGCTTTTAATTTAGGTTTAAGCGGTGGGGCTTTAAAAGAAATGGTAAAATTTGTTACTGCTTTATATACTGCATACATCAAGTCTGATTCTTCGATGTTTGAAATTAACCCAGTATTAAAAACATCTGATGATAAAATTATGGCAGTAGATGCTAAAGTATCGTTAGATGAGAATGCATTATATCGTCATAAAGATTATGCAGCAATGCGTGATTTACGTGAAGAAAATCCAATTGAGGTAGAAGCTAAAGCTACAGGATTAAACTATGTAGATTTAGATGGTAATGTTGGATGTATGGTAAACGGAGCTGGTTTAGCAATGGGAACTATGGATTTAATTAAGCAAGCAGGTGGTGATCCAGCTAACTTCTTAGATGTTGGTGGTACTGCAGATGCACAGCGTGTTGAAACTGCTTTCGGAATCATTTTAAAAGACCCTAATGTAAAAGCTATCTTAGTAAACATTTTTGGAGGAATCGTTCGTTGTGATCGTGTTGCTCAAGGTGTTGTAGATGCTTATAAAAATATGGGAGACAAAATTAATGTGCCTATTATTTGTCGTTTACAAGGAACAAATGCTAAAGAAGCAAAAGAATTAATAGACAATAGCGGAATGGAGATAATCTCAGCTACTGAGTTCCAAGAGGCTGCTGACAAAGTAGGGGAAGTTTTAAACGCTTAA
- a CDS encoding DUF5916 domain-containing protein, translating to MLKILAFIITCFFFIEVTTAQTINKNRKKLNVVRVDTPPKIDGKLNDIAWKNTPAAKDFVMLRPDNGRAEPDTHKTVVKLVYDDNAIYICAKMYDPEPSKIPAEFTNRDNIGNSDFFLITINPNDDGQNPFEFIVTSSGAKADSKVSNGNEDFNWSAVWDSDFSINQDSWVVEMKIPYRALRFANTPVQSWGINYHRKVLNLNAQFTWNHIDNQQGNWTQYDGLYENFTNIKPPTRLNFYPYASATTTTKDGNTDFDWSVGMDVKYGITENFTLDATLIPDFSQVGFDNVTLNLGPFEQQFTEQRQFFTEGTELFSKGNLFYSRRIGGRPIDQFSNERKDDDEFINGKKINDEVIDVPDKVQMLNAIKISGRTKGGLGIGFFNAITEKTEATVERTKQTINGLDTISNVSTYKTTVNPFSNYNIMVLDQQFNQNSSITLINTNVTRDGRFRDANVTGLLWHVEDKKSRYNIDGSFKMSSISDDEDNPNTGYTFDTSIGKHSGNWRGEIGYNFENKDYNPNDMGILFSNNEQAIYGFVGYRLLKPKGIFNNYRINVFYDINFLHNPGTYVGTNVSLSFGADTKKRFSFGGNLNYSTERKDFFEPRQGTTSGIFFNRPERLNVNHWGSTDYRKKFAIDYDWYYTFYKNNPKEDYGFRVSPRYRFTNKFSLIYGFRYGKTNNGQGYVTKIDEDDVEEKPLLAPLKNHIIFGQRDWDTYDNSLTGKYTFSTKSAASLSFRHNWSKVPYLGLFYSLNEDNGELVSNNYQGEHDKNFNSWNLDLNYQWQFAPGSQLIFFYRNSIRPDHDFAPANIDFKDNISKLFDQSMQHRFSVRLVYFIDYNNIKNII from the coding sequence ATGCTTAAGATTTTAGCATTTATTATAACTTGTTTCTTCTTTATTGAAGTTACAACCGCCCAAACCATTAATAAAAACAGAAAAAAACTAAATGTAGTACGTGTAGATACCCCTCCAAAAATTGACGGAAAATTAAATGACATTGCCTGGAAAAATACTCCAGCCGCAAAAGATTTTGTAATGTTGCGTCCTGATAACGGAAGAGCAGAACCTGACACCCATAAAACAGTAGTAAAATTAGTATACGATGATAATGCTATTTATATCTGTGCTAAAATGTACGATCCTGAACCATCTAAAATACCTGCAGAGTTTACTAACAGAGACAATATTGGTAACAGCGATTTCTTTTTAATAACTATTAACCCTAACGATGACGGACAAAATCCTTTTGAGTTTATAGTAACCAGTTCAGGAGCCAAAGCAGACTCAAAAGTATCTAACGGAAATGAAGATTTTAACTGGAGTGCTGTATGGGATAGCGATTTTAGTATTAATCAAGATTCTTGGGTTGTAGAAATGAAAATCCCTTATAGAGCTTTGCGTTTTGCTAATACTCCTGTTCAATCATGGGGAATCAATTACCACAGAAAAGTGCTCAATTTAAATGCTCAATTTACATGGAACCATATTGATAATCAACAAGGGAATTGGACTCAATATGATGGTTTATATGAAAACTTCACCAATATAAAACCTCCTACCCGATTAAACTTTTATCCGTATGCCTCTGCAACTACGACCACTAAAGATGGAAATACTGACTTTGATTGGAGTGTAGGAATGGATGTAAAGTATGGTATTACCGAAAACTTTACCTTAGATGCTACTTTAATTCCTGATTTTAGCCAAGTAGGTTTTGATAATGTTACCTTAAACCTCGGTCCTTTTGAACAACAATTTACAGAACAACGTCAGTTTTTTACTGAAGGAACTGAACTATTTAGTAAAGGTAATTTGTTTTACTCAAGAAGAATTGGAGGACGACCAATAGATCAATTTTCTAACGAACGAAAAGACGATGATGAGTTTATTAATGGAAAAAAAATAAATGATGAAGTTATAGATGTTCCTGATAAAGTTCAAATGCTAAACGCCATAAAAATATCTGGAAGAACCAAAGGTGGTTTAGGAATAGGATTCTTTAATGCCATTACTGAAAAAACAGAAGCTACTGTTGAAAGAACTAAGCAAACAATTAATGGATTAGATACTATTAGCAATGTAAGTACTTATAAAACTACAGTTAATCCGTTTTCTAATTACAATATTATGGTGTTAGACCAACAGTTTAATCAAAACTCATCTATTACCTTAATTAATACCAATGTAACTCGTGATGGACGATTTAGAGATGCTAATGTTACTGGACTTCTATGGCATGTTGAGGATAAAAAAAGTAGGTATAATATAGACGGAAGTTTTAAAATGAGTAGTATCTCTGACGATGAAGACAACCCTAATACGGGGTACACTTTCGATACCAGTATAGGTAAACATTCAGGGAATTGGCGTGGAGAAATTGGATATAATTTTGAAAATAAAGACTACAACCCTAACGATATGGGGATTCTTTTTAGCAACAACGAACAAGCTATTTATGGTTTTGTTGGCTATCGATTATTAAAACCTAAAGGAATATTCAATAATTATAGAATTAATGTTTTTTATGATATTAACTTCTTACACAATCCAGGAACGTATGTAGGTACAAATGTTAGTTTATCTTTTGGCGCTGATACAAAAAAGCGATTCAGTTTTGGAGGAAACTTGAATTATAGCACAGAACGAAAAGATTTTTTTGAACCTAGACAAGGAACTACTAGTGGAATTTTTTTTAACAGACCTGAAAGGCTAAATGTGAATCATTGGGGGTCTACTGATTATAGAAAAAAGTTTGCAATAGACTACGATTGGTATTATACTTTTTACAAAAACAACCCTAAAGAAGATTATGGGTTTAGAGTTTCTCCTAGATATCGTTTCACTAATAAGTTTTCTTTGATTTATGGTTTTAGATATGGCAAAACCAATAACGGTCAGGGGTATGTTACAAAGATTGATGAAGATGATGTAGAAGAAAAACCTTTATTAGCTCCTTTAAAAAATCACATTATTTTCGGGCAACGAGATTGGGATACTTATGACAATTCATTAACTGGAAAATACACATTTAGTACAAAATCAGCAGCGTCGTTATCGTTTAGGCACAATTGGAGTAAAGTTCCATATTTAGGTCTATTTTATAGTTTGAATGAAGATAATGGAGAACTTGTTTCAAATAATTATCAAGGAGAACACGATAAAAACTTTAATAGCTGGAACTTAGACTTAAACTATCAATGGCAATTTGCTCCTGGTAGTCAATTGATTTTTTTCTACAGAAACTCAATAAGGCCTGATCATGATTTTGCTCCAGCTAATATTGATTTTAAAGACAACATCTCAAAACTTTTTGACCAAAGTATGCAGCATAGATTCTCTGTTCGATTGGTTTATTTTATCGATTACAACAACATCAAAAACATAATTTAA